The proteins below are encoded in one region of Patescibacteria group bacterium:
- a CDS encoding 3'-5' exonuclease: MQTNVPHIILDIETTGFRWDGGDEIVELAGERLVGGVVVDTFHSYMTPFRPVPLDASRIHGLTTDFLREQGVPPRVALQQFADFIGNGIWVGHNVRRFDYPFVAYAFEEYGVTYAKHPTIVDTLELARQHLKLPNYRLGSVAMHFGINSDGAHRAGRDVEITREVFLKLSLH; this comes from the coding sequence ATGCAAACAAATGTGCCCCACATTATTCTTGATATTGAAACCACGGGTTTCCGGTGGGATGGCGGCGATGAAATCGTTGAGCTCGCTGGCGAGCGATTAGTGGGCGGTGTTGTCGTCGACACATTTCATTCGTACATGACGCCGTTTCGTCCTGTGCCGCTTGACGCCAGTAGAATTCACGGCCTCACGACCGATTTTTTGCGCGAACAAGGGGTGCCTCCACGAGTTGCACTGCAACAGTTTGCTGACTTCATTGGAAACGGTATTTGGGTGGGGCATAATGTGCGTCGGTTTGATTATCCGTTTGTGGCCTATGCCTTTGAAGAATACGGCGTTACCTATGCGAAACATCCTACAATTGTCGACACACTAGAACTTGCTCGGCAACATTTAAAACTCCCAAATTACCGGCTGGGGTCGGTCGCAATGCATTTCGGCATTAATAGCGATGGTGCTCACCGGGCAGGTCGAGATGTTGAGATAACGAGGGAGGTCTTTTTAAAACTAAGCCTTCATTGA